A portion of the Leptospira broomii serovar Hurstbridge str. 5399 genome contains these proteins:
- a CDS encoding TolC family protein, translated as MKHRILYILALFPITSLFSQSDLMKEAPVREIDFQTYLNEVLDNNYELASRKYNVDITKSEIDVARKFPNPNIVLGNQSADISSKHLPQQWYAGFQGTVELGGKRGARIDYQTAVADQSRAQFADFLLQLRADATITYVNTLAIMLVTKRKEESYKSLFQLAESNAIKLKFGDITELDVTQSQVEANLMKNDLISSESDLRAAALNMILFMCKKDRSRLFYPQGDLNIQPKEYDLEKLIGFALENRPDVIAARYDKVSSRYNLKLTEANRVPNFNFEVANNFYTRSTNATGPSPSYYALTYFFGVTMPLSNMYTGDLEMAKYRISKSEVDLEAAKLKVEVQVKTAYLQYQLAKEQLKIYKSSILADAEKVFQGRMYNYKRGNTTLTDVLAAQRTLNSVYFAYYQDLRNYVTKVVELQRASGIWEISI; from the coding sequence ATGAAACACCGAATCCTTTACATTCTGGCGCTTTTTCCAATAACGAGTTTATTTTCTCAATCGGATCTAATGAAAGAAGCTCCGGTTCGAGAAATCGATTTCCAAACGTATCTCAACGAAGTATTGGATAATAATTACGAACTAGCGTCTAGAAAATACAACGTTGACATAACGAAATCCGAAATCGACGTCGCGCGTAAATTTCCTAATCCGAATATCGTATTGGGAAATCAATCCGCGGACATATCCTCTAAGCATCTACCGCAGCAATGGTATGCCGGTTTTCAAGGGACGGTAGAATTGGGGGGAAAGAGAGGAGCTCGAATCGATTATCAAACGGCGGTCGCCGATCAATCCCGGGCTCAATTCGCGGACTTTCTCCTGCAACTAAGAGCGGATGCGACGATAACCTACGTAAACACTCTCGCGATCATGTTGGTTACGAAGAGAAAGGAAGAATCTTATAAATCGCTTTTTCAATTGGCCGAATCCAACGCCATAAAACTGAAATTCGGCGATATTACCGAACTGGACGTGACGCAATCCCAAGTCGAAGCGAATTTAATGAAGAACGATCTGATCTCCTCCGAATCCGATTTGCGAGCAGCAGCCTTGAATATGATTCTTTTTATGTGTAAGAAGGATAGAAGTAGGTTATTCTACCCGCAAGGAGATCTGAATATTCAACCGAAAGAATATGATCTTGAAAAGTTGATCGGTTTCGCTCTGGAAAATAGGCCGGATGTAATCGCAGCGAGATATGATAAAGTTTCCTCCAGATACAATCTGAAATTAACGGAAGCGAATCGGGTTCCGAATTTCAATTTTGAAGTGGCAAACAATTTTTATACTAGATCTACGAATGCGACCGGACCGAGTCCCTCCTACTACGCCTTGACATATTTTTTTGGAGTTACCATGCCTCTTTCGAATATGTATACCGGAGATTTGGAAATGGCGAAGTATCGGATAAGTAAATCGGAAGTAGATCTTGAAGCCGCTAAGCTGAAAGTAGAAGTGCAGGTAAAAACCGCTTATTTGCAATATCAATTGGCTAAAGAGCAGCTAAAAATATACAAAAGCAGTATCTTAGCCGATGCCGAGAAGGTTTTTCAGGGCAGAATGTACAACTACAAACGCGGAAACACGACCCTAACGGACGTATTGGCTGCTCAAAGAACATTGAATAGCGTTTACTTCGCTTATTATCAGGATCTCCGAAATTATGTTACGAAGGTAGTGGAGTTGCAGAGGGCATCAGGAATATGGGAAATTAGTATATGA
- a CDS encoding efflux RND transporter periplasmic adaptor subunit, whose translation MKKLLILILFPFLFNSINCKKKSVDSEPIDDFRVEGDYFIIPENSPLRSKIHIGEVHLKDFVKEIQAPASVEANSTKMVKVTPPLVGRIVKLYVKLGEPVSPGKILFSIDTPELAQAQKDYLSAKAQLLQAEIDLTRQTDLLTHGVGMQKEVQQAKTNYDVIKSQLNQAEIRLKMYKIDPENTALGEPLKVYSPIKGRIVSMNIAPGEFHNDANETLITIADLSSVWITANVQEKDIRFVNAGDACFARVSAYPEENFNGKVLFMDDILDSESRTVKVRVEFQNPERKLKPGMFATVIFQSKPKKSILIPSKALIQEGDKKFVFVKKSEKSYEKREVRTDDTESLAEDAVIIDGLIVGDHIITDGSFYLLKVK comes from the coding sequence ATGAAGAAACTATTAATTTTAATATTGTTCCCGTTTTTATTCAACTCCATAAACTGCAAAAAGAAGAGCGTCGACTCGGAGCCGATCGACGATTTCAGGGTTGAAGGCGATTATTTTATCATTCCTGAAAATTCTCCTCTTCGAAGTAAAATTCACATCGGAGAGGTTCACCTAAAAGACTTTGTAAAGGAAATTCAGGCGCCGGCCTCCGTCGAAGCGAATTCGACAAAAATGGTCAAGGTGACTCCTCCATTGGTCGGAAGAATCGTTAAACTTTATGTAAAGTTAGGAGAACCGGTCTCGCCCGGTAAGATTTTATTCAGCATTGACACACCGGAATTAGCCCAGGCTCAAAAAGATTATTTGAGCGCCAAAGCTCAACTACTGCAGGCGGAAATAGACTTAACCAGACAAACCGATTTGCTAACGCACGGAGTCGGAATGCAAAAGGAAGTTCAACAGGCAAAAACCAATTATGACGTGATCAAGAGCCAGTTAAATCAAGCCGAAATCAGATTAAAAATGTATAAAATAGATCCCGAAAATACCGCTCTCGGAGAGCCTTTAAAAGTTTATTCCCCGATAAAAGGAAGAATCGTATCGATGAATATCGCACCTGGAGAATTTCATAATGATGCGAACGAGACCTTAATCACGATAGCGGATTTATCTAGCGTCTGGATAACGGCAAACGTTCAGGAAAAGGACATCAGATTCGTGAATGCGGGAGATGCCTGTTTCGCCAGAGTTTCGGCTTATCCGGAAGAGAATTTCAACGGAAAGGTCCTATTCATGGACGATATTTTGGACTCGGAAAGTCGAACCGTAAAAGTCCGCGTGGAATTCCAAAATCCCGAAAGGAAACTGAAACCGGGAATGTTTGCCACCGTCATATTCCAATCGAAACCGAAGAAAAGTATATTAATTCCTTCTAAAGCTCTAATACAGGAAGGGGACAAAAAGTTCGTGTTCGTCAAAAAGTCGGAAAAAAGTTATGAGAAGCGCGAGGTCAGAACCGACGATACCGAATCCTTAGCCGAAGACGCAGTTATAATAGACGGCCTAATCGTGGGCGACCATATCATTACGGACGGAAGTTTCTATCTATTGAAAGTGAAATAG
- a CDS encoding efflux RND transporter permease subunit, with protein MIHKYILKSIERRVLIFVLFILLCVFGYYSWTQLSIEAYPDIADVTSQVITQFPGRAAEEIEEQITIPLERALNGMPGLSIIRSKSTFGLSVITLVFQEGVEDYWSRQRIKERIEGVQLPGDTKPELDPLTSPIGEIFRYTLESSNKDARELRELQRWVVIPKLKQVIGVADVSNFGGITTQFQLEIDPNKLNQFNISLAQVIDTIQKNNTNSGGSILRMGDLAYVVRGIGLIRSLEDLGHIVVDTRKGIPIFLKDLGDLKLGELGRKGILGRDFKSDEVSGIVLLLRYQNPSAVLKGVHAKVDELNNGLLPSGVKVVPYMDRIDLVNTTLNTVSKTLLEGIGLVIIVLILFLGNIRGALLVALTIPISLLIAFILMNFTNIPANLLSLGAIDFGIIVDGSIVMMESILKLKEEKETDTLQIPDVAKVASAVASPIFFATLIIITAYLPLFAFERIERKLFTPMAYTVGYALAGALFIALTLIPAISYIAYKRPQKLYHNKWLEKITILYQKKITDLIEHPLRILKFAGGALLLCFALFMVIGKDFLPELDEGSIWLQVQLPPGISLAKGAEMADELRKETLKFEEVSHVITQTGRNDDGTDSWTPSHIECSIGLKPYDTWKSGRSKRELVGVLRNHYLKMPGYTISFSQPMIDNVNDKISGAHSELVIKVFGDDFRETRELTKRIAEVLKSTPGSSDVGIDQEPPLPQIQVKIDRGTAARYSLNVSDISDLIEAAIGGQAISNLFLGEKKYDITVRYGEAFRNTPEAISNLMLTSPNGAKIPVSQVANVKLTTGESTITRESNQRHLTVKVNLHGRDLSSFVSEAKENISHKIKFDSKKYRIVWGGQLENQERANRRLSIILPLILCVMFTLLYVAFGNLRHAILLLSIVPAALLGGLIALIVRGMTLNVSSSVGFIALFGVAIQNGVIMVSHLNELIANKVPLKLAVISGATNRLRPILMTATVAALGLLPASIATGIGSDVQRPLATVIVYGLITGTGITLFALPVLYYMLEMRVSNGKYNKNK; from the coding sequence ATGATTCATAAATACATTCTAAAATCGATTGAAAGACGAGTTTTAATATTCGTCCTATTTATACTTTTATGCGTGTTCGGATATTATTCTTGGACGCAATTGTCAATCGAAGCTTATCCGGATATAGCGGACGTTACTTCCCAAGTGATCACGCAATTTCCTGGAAGAGCTGCGGAAGAGATAGAAGAGCAAATCACGATTCCTCTGGAGCGAGCTCTCAACGGAATGCCCGGTTTGTCAATTATTAGAAGCAAAAGTACCTTCGGATTATCCGTTATTACCTTGGTCTTTCAGGAAGGAGTCGAAGACTATTGGTCCCGACAAAGAATCAAGGAACGAATCGAAGGCGTGCAGCTTCCCGGAGATACAAAACCGGAACTAGATCCGCTTACTTCCCCCATCGGAGAAATCTTCCGATATACTCTCGAATCTTCTAACAAGGATGCGCGGGAGTTAAGGGAATTACAACGATGGGTGGTGATTCCGAAGCTGAAGCAGGTGATCGGCGTTGCTGATGTCTCCAATTTCGGCGGTATTACCACTCAATTTCAATTAGAAATCGATCCTAATAAATTGAATCAATTCAATATATCATTGGCTCAGGTGATCGATACAATTCAAAAGAATAATACGAATTCCGGGGGAAGTATCCTAAGAATGGGGGACCTAGCCTACGTAGTTAGAGGCATCGGTTTGATCCGCTCGTTGGAAGATCTCGGGCATATCGTTGTGGATACTCGAAAAGGGATTCCGATCTTTTTAAAAGACTTAGGCGATTTAAAATTAGGTGAACTTGGAAGAAAAGGAATCTTAGGAAGGGATTTCAAAAGCGACGAGGTATCCGGTATAGTTTTATTACTGAGATATCAAAATCCTAGCGCGGTCCTTAAGGGAGTTCATGCGAAGGTGGACGAGCTGAATAACGGACTTCTCCCGTCCGGCGTTAAAGTCGTTCCGTACATGGATAGGATCGATCTTGTAAACACTACTCTGAATACCGTATCTAAAACCCTTTTAGAGGGAATCGGATTGGTGATAATAGTTCTGATTCTTTTTCTGGGGAATATAAGAGGCGCTTTATTAGTCGCTCTGACGATTCCGATCTCCCTACTGATCGCATTCATCTTGATGAATTTCACGAACATTCCCGCGAATTTACTTTCATTAGGAGCCATCGATTTCGGCATTATCGTGGACGGTTCCATTGTCATGATGGAAAGCATTCTTAAATTGAAAGAGGAAAAGGAAACAGATACATTACAAATTCCTGACGTAGCAAAAGTTGCCTCTGCCGTAGCCTCGCCTATCTTCTTCGCCACTCTAATCATTATAACCGCATATCTTCCTCTCTTTGCATTCGAAAGAATCGAACGGAAACTATTTACGCCGATGGCCTATACTGTGGGATACGCATTAGCAGGCGCATTATTCATCGCTTTAACTCTGATTCCGGCAATCTCTTATATAGCTTATAAAAGACCTCAGAAACTCTATCACAATAAGTGGCTGGAAAAAATTACGATCCTTTATCAGAAAAAAATCACCGATCTGATAGAGCACCCGTTAAGAATTTTAAAATTCGCGGGCGGTGCATTATTGCTATGCTTCGCCCTTTTTATGGTGATCGGAAAGGATTTTTTACCTGAGTTGGACGAAGGTTCCATATGGCTTCAAGTGCAACTTCCTCCCGGAATTTCTCTTGCTAAGGGCGCGGAAATGGCCGACGAGCTACGAAAAGAAACGTTGAAATTCGAGGAAGTCTCTCATGTAATCACACAGACCGGTCGCAACGACGACGGTACCGATTCATGGACTCCATCGCATATAGAATGCTCGATAGGATTAAAGCCGTACGACACTTGGAAAAGCGGTCGAAGCAAGAGGGAACTTGTAGGAGTACTCAGGAACCATTATTTAAAAATGCCGGGATACACTATCAGTTTTTCCCAACCGATGATCGACAACGTAAACGATAAAATTTCCGGAGCTCATAGTGAATTGGTCATCAAGGTCTTCGGAGACGATTTTAGGGAGACTCGAGAGCTTACGAAGAGAATTGCGGAAGTGTTAAAGTCGACTCCTGGCTCTTCCGACGTTGGAATCGATCAGGAACCTCCCCTACCCCAAATACAGGTAAAAATAGATCGAGGCACCGCGGCACGATACAGTTTGAACGTATCGGATATCTCAGACCTGATAGAGGCGGCCATCGGGGGACAAGCGATTTCCAATCTGTTTCTCGGAGAAAAAAAATACGATATTACGGTTCGATACGGGGAGGCGTTTAGAAATACGCCGGAAGCTATCAGTAATTTAATGCTGACATCGCCGAACGGTGCAAAAATCCCCGTTTCTCAAGTGGCAAACGTAAAATTAACGACCGGTGAAAGTACGATTACCAGGGAATCCAATCAAAGACACTTAACAGTAAAAGTTAACCTACATGGACGGGATCTATCTTCCTTCGTTTCGGAAGCGAAGGAGAATATTTCTCACAAAATAAAGTTCGATTCTAAAAAATATAGGATAGTTTGGGGAGGTCAACTCGAGAATCAAGAAAGAGCAAATCGGAGATTGTCCATAATTCTTCCTCTTATACTATGCGTAATGTTCACGCTTCTTTACGTAGCCTTCGGAAATCTGAGACACGCCATTTTATTATTGTCCATCGTTCCCGCAGCCCTTCTCGGCGGTCTGATCGCATTGATAGTAAGAGGAATGACCTTAAACGTATCTAGCTCGGTCGGTTTTATAGCGCTATTCGGAGTCGCTATCCAAAACGGAGTGATTATGGTTTCTCATCTAAACGAACTAATAGCTAATAAAGTACCGTTGAAGCTTGCGGTCATATCGGGTGCGACGAATCGATTGAGACCGATTTTAATGACTGCTACGGTTGCGGCCCTCGGGCTTCTTCCGGCATCGATCGCAACCGGAATCGGCAGCGATGTTCAAAGGCCGCTCGCGACGGTAATCGTTTACGGACTCATAACCGGTACCGGCATCACTCTTTTTGCATTACCCGTACTATATTACATGTTGGAGATGAGAGTTAGTAACGGTAAATATAATAAAAACAAATAA